The genomic DNA CATCAAGTCTCTCGAATCCATCTCTTCCAGTTATTCTAACTCTTAACTTTCGAGACCATATTCCAGAAAAGGCATCTCGTGACCCATCTCCTCCATAGTTGTCATACACTCTGGGATTTATTACTTCAATGATGGGATCTCGGACAATGTCAACCCTCTGCTCACTGCCTTCTTGAGACCTCTGCTGCAATCTATATGAATCGCTGCTCACTGGAACATGAGTTTGCATTAGCAAGATTGCCAAAATTAATTACATGGTTGAATTGTGTAGGAGCATTGAGGATAGGAACTTTGAAGGAAAGCATAAGCGGTTCAGTTTTGAAAAGGGGTCATATTTCCTGATTTTATCATATTTCCTGAGTTTCCaggtatttatatattgtagaacgcaaaagaattttttctaCCGTACCAAAAAGAGAGATATCAAGAAATTCAATCCAGCACATCTTGCTTGTTTTCTACATTTTTCAAGAAGAACAAAATTATGAAACTcttttccttcattttctAAAACAAGAGAAACTTGTGTTCCTTCATAAAAACCTTGAAGTTTTGGCTAGCGCTATTAGCCAAGGAAAGCGTGACAAGGgagtaaaaaattatttttgctgGAAATAAAGGGCATCTGTTTGAACAGGATCCAATAACTTAGTCATAATTCTGTGATGCTGGACCAGTGATGAAAGGGACCTAGTGAGTACCAACCTCTCTGCGAAGGTAGTTGACTGGAGCTGGTAGCATACTGCTTTTCTTCCTCATAATAGATGTTGAATCCCAAGATTTCCTTGATTTCTTCAAATGAAGGCATGCTTCCAGGAGGTGGAATTCGTCCTCCTTTGATTGCTCTAAGTGAATCCTGCAACTCAAAGGAAAATACTAACACCTGAACAGACTAGAGAAAAATTCAAGTGGGCCAAGAGCAAGTCTAATATAATTGCAAAAATTTAAATGTGACCCAAGGGCAAAATAAATGATGAAGAAAAGGTACCTGCATTGCTTGTATGGACACCCCGATCAAGGAAAGAGGATAAGCCACTAGCTTATATCCAATTTCATCGAGCTCAAGAGGATTGAATATTGGTGTCTTCCCACCGCCTTCAAGCATATTGGCCTATTCAGATAGACATGTGCTCTGTGAGTTACAGCTGGAAAATCAGTTTCccaaaaaactttttttcagtttttctttGGTAATATTATTTGCAGGTCCCATCTCAGAAGCGATAAGCGCCAAATAGAGAATGAACCCATATAACATATACGTGCGTCTAAGAACTttcaaaatatacaaattcCATTGGTTGAGTAGAGAATATTTGAAAAGCCCCGATGAGTAAAATAATTGCTTCTCGTGGCCATAGACAAAGATGTTTATTTATCCAGATGTTTGAGGCCATTCTTGTGGGTGAAGTTAGATCTGGTACTGTAAAAGAGTAGCACAGGTTTGAGTTAGCATTACACCATTTCTATATCTGGACAAATTCTTATCTACTTTTGAGTATATCAGAAATTAGGACACTCCTGTTTAGGGGCAAATATGAAAACATCATCCAAAAGGCACCAAGAAGATGCCAATTTACATCagaagaaaaagcaaaacCAAAAGCAAAAGTCAATTCTCACAAACAAAGATATGGAAATGAGAAAGCACAATAAGGCAACAACtcatgataaatatttttcaataatatgGTTGAGGGGGACATACTGTACCATTTTAGGGACATAAGGAGCGATTTCACAAAAAGCCTTCATCTCTTCCTTTGAAGCCAGGGCATCAATGAAAAGGACATCTGCTCCAGCATCAGCAAAAGCTTGTGACCTCCACAGTGCCTCTTCCAAAGAGATAGCTTGGCGGGAATCAGTTCGTGCCACGATAACAATGTCTAGGCCAGTCTCCTTCCGAGCATCAGCAGctgctttaatttttatgatcGCTTCTTCTCTAGACACCACTTTCCTGCCACGAGTATGACCGCAAGCTTTCGGAGACACCTTACAATGACTATTTTTCATAAGATATGTGAATTATACCTTGGGTACATTCAGAAAAATACGCCAATGAAAGATTGCAAAGCGCCAAAACATACTttataaaagaacaaaaagcaCAATGCTTTATGCAGCAAAAAGCAGATTAGATGCTTGCTCTGGAATATAGAAAGGACTACCGAGATTTTTAACAGCATGATTGCAGAAAAGAGGGCAAAACTAGAACAGAAAAAGAGGTTATCTGTGAACACTGATCGCAGTCTTGTCGACATCACATATAGGTCTGCCCACTAGCTCTTTCCAACACAAAACATTTCTTAAATTTCCACACCCGTAAAAGGAAAATGTAACCTTGATATGAACTGCAGCCCGACTAATACATTCTCCATCGAGGATATGATATTTCACATGCTAAAGAGGGCCAGGCCAATAGGCAAGAAGGAACTTTCGACGCATTGACATGtaaatgtatgtatatacTCTAATGTATGCACCTACCTGATCTTCCAAAATGATTCCTGCAAAGCCAGCTCTAATATATCCTCTCACAGTCCTCTTGACGTTCATCGCGTTCCCATAGCCATTATCAGCATCTCCAATGACAGGAATGGAAACAGCTCTTGTAATCTGCTGCCCCTGATCCACCATCTCCCCGTAGGAAATCAACCCTGTATCCGGCAGCCCCAACCTCGCAGCCGAAATCGAAAATCCTAGCGCAAGAAATTTCAGCAACCAGTCAACCTCACGGATCATCTTCCACTACTACGAAAGCAATCGCATTTAAGAAGATCGAAAAGAGAAGGGCAATCCCAATATTAAGTAGCAAAGAATACCACTGGTGAAGCAGTAATCGAAGCCAGCCCTCTCGACCAACTTGGCGCTGAGGGCGTCGAAGCAGGCGGGGCCCTGGTGGACTCCGGGCAGCTCCAGAATCCGCCTCAGAGCTCTCGCAGGTGATAGGTCCCCTGCGGGTGCTGTGCTGCCGCCGGAGCATGCGACGGCAGAACGGAAGGGCCTCCTCG from Punica granatum isolate Tunisia-2019 chromosome 2, ASM765513v2, whole genome shotgun sequence includes the following:
- the LOC116197786 gene encoding uncharacterized protein LOC116197786 isoform X2, producing MFKTKLHENTAALIHSFHLHHSESTAAAGAEARAMELSLSAVISSRDGAPPFLPPPQSLQSLHFPPPSSSSSSPSSSLLPHPPKPARCSPLKRFKPLLPATSPRRPFRSAVACSGGSTAPAGDLSPARALRRILELPGVHQGPACFDALSAKLVERAGFDYCFTSGFSISAARLGLPDTGLISYGEMVDQGQQITRAVSIPVIGDADNGYGNAMNVKRTVRGYIRAGFAGIILEDQVSPKACGHTRGRKVVSREEAIIKIKAAADARKETGLDIVIVARTDSRQAISLEEALWRSQAFADAGADVLFIDALASKEEMKAFCEIAPYVPKMANMLEGGGKTPIFNPLELDEIGYKLVAYPLSLIGVSIQAMQDSLRAIKGGRIPPPGSMPSFEEIKEILGFNIYYEEEKQYATSSSQLPSQRVSSDSYRLQQRSQEGSEQRVDIVRDPIIEVINPRVYDNYGGDGSRDAFSGIWSRKLRVRITGRDGFERLDVRIPAGFLDGITNIIPALGGVNIKELLAEAAGEEGGKLLLDFKDTMGDRIQVFLE
- the LOC116197786 gene encoding uncharacterized protein LOC116197786 isoform X3, encoding MFKTKLHENTAALIHSFHLHHSESTAAAGAEARAMELSLSAVISSRDGAPPFLPPPQSLQSLHFPPPSSSSSSPSSSLLPHPPKPARCSPLKRFKPLLPATSPRRPFRSAVACSGGSTAPAGDLSPARALRRILELPGVHQGPACFDALSAKLVERAGFDYCFTSGFSISAARLGLPDTGLISYGEMVDQGQQITRAVSIPVIGDADNGYGNAMNVKRTVRGYIRAGFAGIILEDQVSPKACGHTRGRKVVSREEAIIKIKAAADARKETGLDIVIVARTDSRQAISLEEALWRSQAFADAGADVLFIDALASKEEMKAFCEIAPYVPKMANMLEGGGKTPIFNPLELDEIGYKLVAYPLSLIGVSIQAMQDSLRAIKGGRIPPPGSMPSFEEIKEILGFNIYYEEEKQYATSSSQLPSQRVSSDSYRLQQRSQEGSEQRVDIVRDPIIEVINPRVYDNYGGDGSRDAFSGIWSRKLRVRITGRDGFERLDVRIPAGFLDGITNIIPAADAALSRPHPKL
- the LOC116197786 gene encoding uncharacterized protein LOC116197786 isoform X1, which codes for MFKTKLHENTAALIHSFHLHHSESTAAAGAEARAMELSLSAVISSRDGAPPFLPPPQSLQSLHFPPPSSSSSSPSSSLLPHPPKPARCSPLKRFKPLLPATSPRRPFRSAVACSGGSTAPAGDLSPARALRRILELPGVHQGPACFDALSAKLVERAGFDYCFTSGFSISAARLGLPDTGLISYGEMVDQGQQITRAVSIPVIGDADNGYGNAMNVKRTVRGYIRAGFAGIILEDQVSPKACGHTRGRKVVSREEAIIKIKAAADARKETGLDIVIVARTDSRQAISLEEALWRSQAFADAGADVLFIDALASKEEMKAFCEIAPYVPKMANMLEGGGKTPIFNPLELDEIGYKLVAYPLSLIGVSIQAMQDSLRAIKGGRIPPPGSMPSFEEIKEILGFNIYYEEEKQYATSSSQLPSQRVSSDSYRLQQRSQEGSEQRVDIVRDPIIEVINPRVYDNYGGDGSRDAFSGIWSRKLRVRITGRDGFERLDVRIPAGFLDGITNIIPDCRSSLSGMTSRCHYPVDDRLKQLGQCRRLFCAISKMQVSNQLPFFSC